The Opitutaceae bacterium genome has a window encoding:
- a CDS encoding ABC transporter permease codes for MRVIRGVLVHLRLQLITHVRNRQALLYSLVLPLLFLAGFAAVFRAGEPPLLDQAGQLVTLTLLGGACFGLPVTLVAERQAGLWRRHRLNPVSPVWILIAVLATRCALLVASLGLQVAVAHLAWGMPLPADLWSPACALSVSAAAFLCLGLLIAAAADTVPAVQALGQCLFLPVVILGGVGVPVAALPDWAQVFSAFTPGRYSVELVQAAWIGAPTAESLPWFALLAIGMGAGTAGLLLFRWSPTHRPSGSERFRASLGLVPWLAVGAWAALSGRIGPVSAVPEPEHLDEARIRAIDTTGLPADDSLVTPMRALDRSGDQAVRDLRQLLPGWQGRFGGDPRDRVRGVLSAAALADAGQDVLERDLALAVYLHLRDAFPPGELRRLLAWIALTPERGRVASDASELGVKRRAPEALVRERTRLYALKFMLLIRDEGVTSPR; via the coding sequence ATGAGAGTGATCCGCGGAGTGTTGGTCCACCTTCGCCTTCAATTGATCACGCACGTGCGCAACCGGCAGGCACTGCTCTACAGTCTCGTGCTCCCGTTGCTGTTCCTGGCCGGTTTTGCCGCGGTGTTCCGAGCCGGCGAACCGCCTCTTCTGGATCAGGCGGGCCAGCTTGTTACACTCACCCTGCTCGGCGGGGCGTGTTTCGGGCTTCCAGTGACATTGGTTGCGGAGCGCCAGGCAGGCCTGTGGCGCCGACATCGACTGAATCCTGTGTCACCCGTGTGGATCCTGATTGCTGTCCTGGCCACCCGTTGTGCCTTACTTGTCGCCTCGCTGGGGTTGCAGGTCGCTGTGGCGCACCTCGCCTGGGGAATGCCGCTTCCCGCTGATCTGTGGTCGCCTGCCTGCGCACTCTCGGTTTCTGCAGCCGCGTTTTTGTGTCTGGGGCTGCTCATTGCGGCGGCCGCTGACACCGTGCCAGCAGTCCAGGCCCTGGGACAATGCCTGTTCCTGCCCGTGGTGATTCTGGGCGGCGTTGGCGTGCCTGTCGCAGCCTTGCCAGACTGGGCGCAGGTCTTTTCGGCGTTCACCCCCGGCCGGTATTCCGTGGAGCTGGTGCAGGCCGCGTGGATCGGAGCGCCCACTGCCGAGAGTCTTCCTTGGTTTGCACTCCTGGCGATAGGGATGGGGGCAGGAACAGCGGGTCTTTTGCTTTTTCGTTGGTCCCCGACCCATCGTCCAAGTGGGTCGGAGCGGTTTCGCGCGTCGCTTGGCCTCGTCCCGTGGCTTGCCGTAGGCGCGTGGGCGGCACTTTCCGGCCGTATTGGGCCGGTGTCTGCGGTGCCGGAGCCGGAGCATCTGGATGAAGCGCGTATCCGTGCGATTGATACAACCGGCCTCCCGGCGGACGACAGCCTCGTCACACCGATGCGAGCCCTCGATCGGTCAGGAGACCAGGCGGTGCGGGACCTCAGGCAGCTGCTTCCGGGCTGGCAGGGGAGGTTCGGTGGCGATCCGCGAGACCGGGTCCGCGGGGTTCTGTCCGCGGCGGCCCTCGCCGATGCGGGCCAGGATGTGTTGGAGCGCGATCTGGCCTTGGCCGTCTACCTGCACCTACGTGACGCCTTCCCTCCAGGCGAGCTCCGGCGCCTACTCGCCTGGATAGCGCTCACGCCCGAGAGGGGACGAGTCGCCAGCGACGCCTCCGAGCTTGGCGTGAAGCGGAGGGCGCCGGAAGCCCTTGTGCGTGAGAGGACGCGGCTCTACGCGTTGAAGTTCATGCTGCTTATCCGCGACGAGGGCGTCACTTCGCCTCGTTGA
- a CDS encoding copper-binding protein, which produces MQFTLRPVIIRTFALAAAVVLAHTPRLLAEESCKCCEPTSEKAGEAAEKHPLKGVIRRVNAEKSRITVKHEEIPGFMAAMTMVFTVTPEDAKRLKEGQQIEGVLSRKDGDWILSEIRVVNEAK; this is translated from the coding sequence ATGCAGTTCACACTACGTCCCGTCATCATCCGTACCTTCGCACTCGCTGCCGCAGTGGTGCTCGCTCACACACCCCGCCTCCTCGCGGAGGAATCTTGCAAGTGCTGCGAGCCAACCTCCGAGAAAGCGGGAGAGGCAGCTGAAAAACACCCGCTCAAGGGGGTGATCCGCCGCGTGAACGCGGAAAAGTCACGCATCACCGTGAAGCACGAGGAGATTCCTGGTTTCATGGCTGCCATGACCATGGTTTTCACCGTCACACCGGAAGACGCGAAACGCCTCAAGGAGGGCCAGCAGATAGAGGGCGTTCTTTCGCGAAAGGACGGTGACTGGATCCTGAGTGAGATTCGCGTGGTCAACGAGGCGAAGTGA
- a CDS encoding PepSY domain-containing protein → MSTAPLNRRIWRWHFFAGLLVAPFAVFLAVTGAIYLWKPQYEEWRYRDLLQTSRSHTVSLSADSLLESARAALPGRAAILFVPATAPGRSVEVVFRGHAGEAKASVFVHPGDGKVLGIRKESDRLMTFVHDLHGSLLAGATGEVIVELAASWAFILVLTGLHLWWPRPFRAGGFLYPRFTHGSRVAWRDLHAVPAAWCAGLVLLLLATGMPWTRVSGTWIKQLAQWTGEWQPRETQASAHRSELLGGWSPYLADPAKASQAAEAASSEPASPQALSLDRVMAIAAEQRVTDAYAIALPQNSKGVYSILSDRNRAFTRTYLHLDQYSGKILADIRYKDFGRIAKFFTFGIILHEGQLFGPPNQIAGTFACLGIITMALSGVWLWWRRKPAGSLGAPKGTSPFPKWLLVAGGACAVLAPLLLASLLLITLVDVALGRRLAFLN, encoded by the coding sequence ATGAGCACCGCACCCCTCAACCGTCGCATCTGGCGCTGGCACTTCTTCGCTGGTCTGCTCGTTGCACCCTTCGCCGTCTTCCTGGCCGTAACCGGTGCCATCTATCTCTGGAAACCCCAGTACGAGGAGTGGCGCTACCGAGACTTATTGCAAACGAGTCGCTCGCACACGGTCTCCCTTTCTGCTGACTCCCTGCTTGAGTCAGCACGCGCGGCGCTGCCGGGGCGGGCTGCCATTCTATTCGTGCCGGCAACCGCTCCAGGCCGCAGCGTCGAGGTGGTGTTTCGGGGACATGCAGGGGAAGCAAAGGCTTCTGTTTTTGTGCACCCCGGGGACGGGAAGGTCCTTGGGATCCGAAAGGAATCCGACCGATTGATGACGTTTGTCCACGACTTGCACGGCTCCCTCCTCGCAGGCGCCACTGGTGAAGTCATTGTGGAACTGGCCGCCTCTTGGGCGTTCATCTTGGTATTGACCGGGCTTCACCTTTGGTGGCCCCGACCTTTTCGAGCCGGCGGATTCCTCTACCCTCGCTTCACGCATGGGAGTCGCGTTGCCTGGCGCGACTTGCACGCCGTGCCCGCCGCCTGGTGTGCCGGCCTTGTGCTGCTGCTCTTGGCGACGGGAATGCCATGGACGAGAGTGAGCGGCACCTGGATCAAGCAACTCGCGCAATGGACCGGTGAATGGCAGCCACGGGAAACACAGGCTAGCGCCCATCGTTCCGAGTTGCTCGGGGGGTGGTCCCCTTATCTGGCTGATCCCGCCAAAGCCAGCCAAGCTGCAGAGGCCGCCTCCTCTGAACCGGCTTCCCCCCAGGCCCTGTCGCTCGACAGGGTGATGGCAATCGCCGCCGAACAACGCGTGACCGATGCCTACGCAATCGCACTCCCACAGAACTCCAAAGGGGTGTACTCGATCCTTTCGGACCGCAATCGCGCCTTCACGCGGACGTACCTTCATCTTGACCAATACTCGGGCAAAATTCTGGCCGACATTCGCTACAAGGACTTTGGCCGCATCGCCAAGTTCTTCACCTTTGGGATAATTCTGCACGAAGGTCAGCTCTTCGGTCCTCCCAATCAGATCGCGGGCACGTTCGCCTGCCTGGGCATCATCACGATGGCCTTAAGCGGTGTCTGGCTCTGGTGGCGCAGAAAGCCCGCAGGTTCACTCGGTGCACCCAAGGGAACGAGCCCATTTCCAAAGTGGCTGCTGGTTGCAGGCGGAGCATGCGCCGTGCTGGCGCCGTTACTCCTTGCCAGCCTGCTTCTCATCACCCTCGTCGATGTTGCACTCGGGAGGCGTCTCGCATTCTTGAACTGA
- a CDS encoding TonB-dependent receptor, whose product MPFTRILTGAALCAAPHLSYSETVYADLEVVHLDDYLVETNPATYRLKAPAVTHQIMGDDLRALNLPETGDALQHLPNLFIRKRFIGDKNALTSIRGTSNRQPGRTLVYADGILLSNFLGTGFGNSPRWFLVAPEEIEKIAVSYGPYSAIYAGNSIGGTVLFTTKLPSKLTSTVRVQSFVQNFTEYGTDRDYVGRSFYASVGDRKGRLSYFAFLNRLENDSHPMTFATVNESQTTAGGQGALATTGALRDTDFSGNARLVYGSAGSTEAIHDLLKLKLGLDVTESLHLRYTAMYWQNQEKSLSPETYLHDSAGQPVWAGRVELGGRTYTIPANAFSLSRRYQADLVNAVTVAHEPTDGLQAAVTASWYDVLKDKGYASSSALPLAANGGGGQATIIGRTGWQSVDAVFGWHGTDSFSAAHAPAFGYHYDRYFTRQNQWAMTDWTRDEARTSLSNGNGGRTRTHALFAQDAWRITQALSLTLGVRWEDWEAAEGFRARDVSGNRLSSSYPARNQNAWSPKLAVAYRFTPAFTSRLSLARAVRFPTVGELFQGSLSTTGSLTQNDPNLKPERDLAKDLTLEHALAGGGTARMSVFEEDVHDALISQSTLRPDGTTFSGVQNVRRVRTRGAEAAVQARETGIEGLTLDASLSYTRSVILENPGFTASVGKQFPRIPRWQVKAIATYAATRSLSLSAAARYSSYQYNTLDNSDPFGGYGGTDSFFVADLKATWSPLRMFTLSAGVDNVNDRRYHVFHPMPGRTWVAELRWTF is encoded by the coding sequence ATGCCCTTCACACGCATCCTCACGGGCGCCGCGCTCTGCGCAGCGCCGCACCTCTCGTATTCAGAAACTGTATACGCCGATCTCGAGGTCGTCCATCTCGACGATTACCTGGTCGAGACCAACCCGGCGACCTATCGCCTCAAGGCGCCTGCCGTCACCCACCAGATCATGGGCGACGACCTGCGGGCGTTAAACCTCCCGGAAACGGGTGACGCCCTGCAGCATCTGCCCAATCTTTTCATCCGGAAGCGCTTTATCGGCGACAAGAACGCCCTCACGAGCATTCGAGGCACGAGCAACAGGCAGCCAGGCCGCACGCTTGTCTATGCAGACGGGATCCTGCTTTCCAATTTCCTGGGGACCGGCTTCGGGAATTCCCCGCGGTGGTTCCTCGTGGCGCCCGAGGAGATTGAGAAGATCGCGGTGAGTTATGGGCCGTATTCAGCCATTTATGCGGGCAACAGCATCGGTGGCACGGTGCTCTTCACCACCAAGCTGCCATCGAAGCTCACCTCGACCGTGCGCGTCCAGTCGTTCGTCCAGAACTTCACGGAGTATGGCACGGACCGGGACTACGTCGGCCGTTCATTCTATGCGTCCGTCGGCGACCGTAAGGGCAGGCTCTCCTACTTCGCGTTCCTTAACCGGCTGGAGAACGACAGCCATCCGATGACGTTCGCGACAGTAAACGAGTCCCAGACAACCGCCGGTGGACAGGGAGCCCTCGCCACCACAGGCGCCCTTCGCGACACCGACTTCTCGGGAAATGCGCGCCTCGTTTATGGGTCCGCTGGCTCGACCGAAGCGATCCACGACCTCCTTAAGCTCAAACTGGGGTTGGACGTCACGGAGTCGCTGCACCTGCGCTACACGGCGATGTACTGGCAAAACCAGGAAAAGTCGCTGTCGCCCGAAACCTACCTGCACGACTCTGCCGGACAACCGGTCTGGGCCGGACGTGTGGAACTTGGGGGGCGCACGTACACGATCCCGGCAAACGCGTTCTCACTGAGCCGCCGCTACCAGGCCGACCTCGTGAATGCGGTCACTGTGGCGCATGAGCCAACTGACGGCCTTCAGGCAGCCGTGACGGCGTCCTGGTATGATGTGCTGAAGGACAAGGGTTATGCCTCGTCATCTGCCCTCCCGCTTGCGGCCAACGGCGGCGGCGGGCAGGCTACGATCATCGGCCGCACGGGTTGGCAGAGCGTGGACGCAGTCTTTGGCTGGCATGGTACCGACTCTTTCAGCGCGGCGCATGCACCTGCATTCGGTTACCACTACGACCGCTACTTCACGCGGCAAAACCAGTGGGCAATGACTGATTGGACCCGCGACGAGGCCCGTACTTCCCTCTCGAATGGCAACGGCGGAAGGACACGCACCCACGCCTTATTCGCCCAGGATGCCTGGCGCATCACGCAGGCACTCTCACTCACCCTCGGGGTGCGGTGGGAAGACTGGGAAGCTGCCGAGGGCTTCCGCGCCCGGGATGTTTCGGGCAATCGGCTGTCGTCCTCCTATCCCGCCCGCAATCAAAACGCGTGGTCCCCGAAACTGGCGGTCGCATACCGGTTCACTCCTGCCTTCACCAGCCGCCTTTCGCTCGCGCGAGCCGTCCGTTTTCCCACCGTGGGCGAGCTCTTTCAAGGGAGCCTCTCGACAACCGGTTCGCTCACGCAGAATGATCCCAACCTCAAGCCGGAGCGCGATCTTGCGAAGGATCTCACTCTCGAACATGCGCTTGCCGGAGGCGGAACTGCGCGGATGAGCGTCTTCGAGGAGGATGTCCACGATGCCTTGATCAGCCAGAGCACCCTTCGGCCTGATGGCACCACGTTCAGCGGCGTCCAGAATGTCCGCAGGGTCCGAACGCGAGGCGCTGAAGCGGCGGTCCAGGCTAGGGAAACAGGTATCGAGGGCCTCACACTCGATGCCAGCCTCTCCTACACGCGGTCTGTGATCCTGGAGAACCCGGGGTTCACCGCATCGGTGGGCAAACAGTTCCCCCGCATCCCGCGGTGGCAGGTGAAGGCCATTGCGACCTACGCAGCCACGCGATCCCTCTCACTCTCCGCCGCCGCACGGTATTCAAGTTACCAATACAACACGCTGGACAACTCAGACCCGTTTGGCGGATATGGGGGCACCGACTCCTTTTTCGTGGCGGACCTCAAGGCAACCTGGTCGCCGCTGCGGATGTTCACCTTGTCTGCTGGTGTGGATAACGTGAACGATCGTCGCTACCATGTGTTCCACCCGATGCCCGGGCGCACCTGGGTTGCGGAATTGCGCTGGACGTTCTGA
- the rpsT gene encoding 30S ribosomal protein S20 yields the protein MANTKSAIKAARKTARLTARNKAVKTRLKTLHKKFEAAVKANDAATAASAGRSYASAMDRATKSGVVHKNAAARAKAHVAKFAQAK from the coding sequence ATGGCCAACACGAAATCCGCCATCAAAGCCGCTCGCAAGACTGCCCGCCTCACCGCGCGCAATAAGGCGGTCAAAACCCGCCTGAAGACCCTGCACAAGAAGTTTGAGGCGGCTGTCAAAGCCAACGATGCCGCCACCGCCGCTTCGGCCGGCCGCTCCTACGCCTCCGCCATGGATCGCGCCACCAAGTCGGGTGTGGTTCACAAGAACGCAGCCGCTCGCGCGAAGGCACACGTCGCCAAGTTCGCCCAGGCGAAGTGA
- a CDS encoding PD-(D/E)XK nuclease family protein, with protein MEAPPVELLLYRHVASAWEPCVRPWLEQAAHFAGRSWVVVSSRGQAQAWKQYCLERNLPLLGVEFLTPGLARQKWVAQGIWKPALGRELLLHGLGREVEAMLADPALAEADHALLLSLKTDLETALDDFDALLRAGFGPQAFPWPILTQLFERLEQWTASLGYELAPRQAIHAANSPSVLESRILVLGLGPENWGEFPNVVALVRRCRQATVVLPEPELRGGKDVDERWVEAWEAVLGVPAVPLDSGEPANCGSAVVGWLPGTDGDSKIDWARVSSVVARSSLDESALIAHGVQTWLAAGAESIAVVFPKADAVYVDVRARLGAAGVAFRDEIGAAGLVSPETACQRALLQLWTEGGRWNELLALWPHAVRQGKTRVALHAFRRAVQRWFDATQTLQIRDASPLIEAGTGEAAVALQKLLPALQLEWPVDATLDLVLRRCEEAWEAWETGVPGGWEALRAFAEREQRAEPPSRWFSLIQRFLAEPGTEAKPPGSAGFARVVLTTRRRADGAPWTHLWLAEGNAGVWPQRRESSCWLPDETRQELARNAPHRLAVFTADERAWLEKCAYARLARDTRDTLVISASVQDPVDPEAERAPNAWLERLLWQVPTRDQGSSLELAFRQAAVSADKRRPFLHREAARARAKVLKQRHDATKPFDEYLLSLRKPTLRPTSSAARVLEAALDDPAVLWFEEILKATPVSWEPLQRARRKWVGQTAHEVMARALRGEPAGGAFFCRPALQEAKESVSREVKERLSLTTSNAYWESCYTEVEGVCHRMLERLFSLPALPDYVAIEFPLPAGAWVHLGHEAEKFGLRGRIDAAFSDRPDWAGATVEVVDFKTGTEGVLTPERMAAGRALQLGLYLDAIRNLGAARGRVWMVRPGLVAPRSVAMEDLDTALAGLDQIKRHLDTGIFGARTPDVSPFSSGGLQWPLACVRIPAAVLEARFAKSFHDLVPEVEEAKDEG; from the coding sequence GTGGAAGCCCCGCCTGTTGAATTACTCTTGTACCGGCATGTGGCTTCAGCCTGGGAGCCGTGTGTGCGACCTTGGCTGGAGCAGGCGGCCCATTTTGCGGGTCGTTCCTGGGTGGTGGTCTCGTCGCGCGGCCAGGCCCAGGCGTGGAAGCAGTACTGCCTGGAGCGGAATCTTCCGCTCCTCGGGGTGGAGTTCCTGACACCTGGCCTTGCGCGACAAAAATGGGTGGCTCAGGGAATTTGGAAACCGGCGTTGGGGCGTGAGTTATTGCTGCACGGCCTGGGTCGCGAAGTGGAGGCAATGCTCGCCGACCCTGCACTTGCAGAAGCAGACCATGCGTTGCTCCTCAGTCTCAAGACAGACTTGGAGACGGCCCTCGATGATTTTGACGCCCTGCTGCGCGCAGGGTTCGGCCCGCAGGCGTTTCCCTGGCCCATCCTCACCCAGCTGTTTGAGCGTCTGGAACAATGGACGGCCTCGCTTGGCTATGAGCTGGCGCCGCGTCAGGCGATTCATGCCGCCAATTCCCCCTCGGTGCTTGAGAGCCGCATTCTCGTACTCGGCCTTGGGCCCGAGAATTGGGGCGAGTTCCCCAACGTGGTTGCGTTGGTGAGACGCTGCAGGCAGGCAACGGTTGTCCTGCCTGAGCCGGAGTTGCGGGGCGGCAAAGACGTCGATGAACGATGGGTCGAGGCATGGGAGGCAGTGCTTGGCGTGCCTGCGGTGCCGCTGGACTCTGGCGAACCAGCCAATTGCGGGAGTGCAGTGGTGGGGTGGCTACCCGGCACGGATGGCGACTCGAAAATTGATTGGGCGCGAGTGTCGTCTGTGGTCGCGCGCAGTTCGCTGGATGAGTCCGCGCTCATCGCACACGGAGTTCAAACGTGGCTTGCGGCAGGAGCGGAGTCGATTGCGGTCGTGTTTCCGAAAGCCGACGCGGTGTACGTCGACGTGCGTGCGCGGCTCGGTGCGGCGGGAGTGGCGTTTCGAGACGAGATTGGCGCAGCGGGCCTCGTGTCGCCGGAGACAGCCTGCCAGCGTGCGCTGCTCCAGCTTTGGACCGAAGGCGGGCGGTGGAACGAGTTGCTCGCCTTGTGGCCGCATGCGGTGCGGCAGGGGAAGACCCGAGTTGCGCTGCATGCGTTTCGTCGTGCCGTCCAACGCTGGTTTGATGCGACGCAAACGCTCCAGATTCGGGATGCGAGTCCCCTCATCGAGGCTGGCACCGGAGAGGCGGCAGTCGCGCTCCAGAAGTTGTTGCCCGCGCTTCAACTGGAATGGCCCGTCGACGCCACGCTCGACCTCGTTTTGCGCCGATGCGAGGAGGCTTGGGAAGCGTGGGAGACCGGTGTGCCGGGCGGGTGGGAAGCCTTGCGCGCCTTCGCCGAACGCGAACAGCGGGCCGAGCCGCCGTCGCGCTGGTTTAGTCTCATTCAACGCTTCCTTGCGGAACCGGGAACCGAGGCAAAACCGCCGGGTTCTGCGGGCTTCGCCCGCGTGGTTTTGACCACGCGAAGGCGCGCCGACGGTGCGCCTTGGACACACCTGTGGCTGGCCGAAGGAAATGCAGGGGTCTGGCCCCAGAGGCGGGAGTCGAGTTGCTGGCTCCCGGACGAGACGCGTCAGGAGCTTGCGCGCAATGCGCCTCACCGGCTCGCCGTCTTCACGGCCGATGAACGCGCGTGGCTCGAAAAATGTGCCTATGCCCGCCTCGCGCGGGACACGCGGGACACGCTGGTGATATCTGCATCGGTGCAGGACCCTGTGGATCCGGAGGCGGAGCGTGCGCCGAACGCCTGGCTCGAGCGCCTCCTCTGGCAGGTGCCAACGAGAGACCAAGGCAGTAGCCTCGAGTTGGCGTTCCGCCAGGCCGCCGTAAGCGCGGACAAACGGCGGCCGTTTCTTCATCGGGAAGCGGCCCGCGCTCGGGCAAAGGTTCTGAAACAGCGACACGATGCCACGAAACCCTTTGACGAGTATCTGCTCTCGCTGAGAAAACCCACGCTGCGACCGACCTCATCGGCAGCCCGCGTGCTGGAGGCGGCGTTGGATGACCCCGCCGTGCTCTGGTTTGAGGAGATACTCAAGGCGACCCCGGTTTCCTGGGAACCGTTGCAGCGTGCTCGGCGCAAGTGGGTGGGGCAGACTGCCCACGAAGTGATGGCGCGTGCGCTGCGAGGCGAGCCAGCTGGAGGGGCCTTTTTTTGCCGGCCGGCCCTCCAGGAGGCAAAGGAGAGCGTCTCGAGGGAAGTGAAGGAGCGGCTTTCGCTTACGACCTCAAACGCGTATTGGGAATCCTGTTACACGGAGGTGGAAGGTGTGTGCCATAGGATGCTCGAGCGCCTCTTCTCGCTCCCGGCTCTGCCCGATTACGTGGCCATTGAGTTTCCGTTGCCGGCGGGCGCATGGGTGCACCTGGGACACGAAGCGGAGAAGTTCGGCCTTCGCGGCCGCATCGACGCCGCCTTTTCGGATCGGCCCGACTGGGCGGGTGCGACGGTCGAGGTGGTCGACTTCAAGACCGGGACGGAGGGCGTGCTGACCCCGGAAAGGATGGCCGCGGGGCGTGCGTTGCAGCTCGGCTTGTACCTGGATGCGATCCGCAATCTCGGCGCAGCGAGAGGACGCGTGTGGATGGTGCGGCCGGGCCTGGTGGCGCCGAGAAGCGTGGCAATGGAGGACCTCGACACGGCCCTCGCGGGCCTCGATCAAATCAAACGCCATCTCGATACCGGGATCTTTGGGGCGCGGACGCCTGATGTGTCCCCGTTTTCAAGCGGAGGCCTGCAGTGGCCGCTTGCGTGCGTGCGCATCCCGGCCGCGGTGCTCGAGGCGAGGTTCGCGAAGTCATTCCATGACCTCGTGCCTGAAGTGGAGGAGGCCAAGGATGAAGGCTGA